The DNA sequence TCATAGCTAGCAGGCCACCCATGGTCGTCGCCACGCCTTTCCCTCCTTTGAATTTGATAAAGACCGAGAAGCTGTGACCGAGAATCGCAGCGGCGAGACCCAAGATCGAAAGAATCTCAGGATCCGACTGCACTCCCATGGATTGCATCTGCGGCCACCCAGCAGCGACAAACCCCTTGAGCGCATCCAGCGCAAAACATAGATTCCCGGGGCCCTTTCCCAAAACCCGTTTGACGTTGGTCGCCCCAGGATTACCGCTCCCCTCCGCAAAAATATCGACGCCTTTACTCTTGGCGATGATGACCGCGAAAGAAACGGACCCAAACAAGTAGCCGATGACGAGGACAGCAATGATCTCAATGGGAAACATAAAAGGGCTTTCAGCCGTCTAAAAACGCACCACGCGCGTTTTCAGGATCGCCTGATGGTTACTTATCCGCGCCATCGCCGCATCCGTTGGTTCTGAATCGAGTTCAAAGACCGAGATGGCGGTGCCCCCCTCCATGCGCGCGAGTGACATGTTGGCGACGTTAACACTCTCCTCACCGAGGATGGCACCGATATTACCGA is a window from the Opitutales bacterium genome containing:
- the plsY gene encoding glycerol-3-phosphate 1-O-acyltransferase PlsY — its product is MFPIEIIAVLVIGYLFGSVSFAVIIAKSKGVDIFAEGSGNPGATNVKRVLGKGPGNLCFALDALKGFVAAGWPQMQSMGVQSDPEILSILGLAAAILGHSFSVFIKFKGGKGVATTMGGLLAMMPLVLFSGLGVWLMAFYTSRYVSLASILFGLSMPLLAFLFGMSGSYIAFSCLIALLILVRHKANIKRLLNGTENRFLRNS